A single Candidatus Liberibacter asiaticus DNA region contains:
- a CDS encoding 50S ribosomal protein L25/general stress protein Ctc translates to MDQKECKLSAVMRDKVGKGSARLLRKNGQIPAIIYGNMSDPKPIALSAKDISKRLYSKNFMTTILTLDIGKELVHVIPKDYQLDPVSDILIHADFLQVSEGSTVTVHVPVRFINENKSPGIKQGGKLNVVCHEVSLLCPANNIPDSITVDLNDLKIGDSIHMEDIRLPEKTSSMSQLNITIATIVAPISGS, encoded by the coding sequence ATGGATCAGAAGGAATGCAAACTGAGCGCGGTGATGCGTGACAAAGTTGGTAAGGGCAGTGCTCGTTTATTACGTAAAAATGGTCAGATCCCTGCTATCATTTACGGCAATATGTCGGATCCAAAACCAATCGCGTTGTCAGCAAAAGACATATCTAAAAGATTGTATAGCAAGAATTTTATGACCACCATCTTAACGCTAGATATTGGGAAAGAGTTAGTCCATGTAATTCCCAAAGACTATCAGCTTGATCCAGTGAGCGATATTCTTATCCACGCAGATTTTCTACAGGTATCCGAAGGATCTACCGTCACTGTGCATGTTCCCGTCCGATTCATTAATGAAAATAAATCTCCTGGAATAAAACAAGGAGGAAAACTGAATGTCGTTTGCCATGAAGTTTCCCTGCTTTGCCCAGCAAATAACATTCCCGATTCAATTACCGTCGACCTTAATGACTTGAAGATTGGCGATAGCATACATATGGAAGATATACGCCTTCCCGAAAAAACTTCCTCTATGTCACAACTTAATATTACGATAGCAACCATTGTCGCACCTATATCAGGCTCATAG